The proteins below come from a single Chiloscyllium punctatum isolate Juve2018m chromosome 18, sChiPun1.3, whole genome shotgun sequence genomic window:
- the LOC140489153 gene encoding neoverrucotoxin subunit beta-like, whose amino-acid sequence MVEEGNNVLQMAALGRPFRIGMLYDQRSDSIIPGVTLWDLAELQMNIDVQLKPSTAFTIISSDSIEAKASALDVKASLKASFLGGLVEVSGSAKYLNDKKTSRQQSRVTLQYRATTRFEELTMSHLAPQHITYPSVIKQGSATHVVTGILYGAQAFLVFDQDHSSTDNEQDIQGNLEVMVKKIPTFQIEGKGTVDLSDEDKKHVEKFDCTFHGDFSLTKNPVNYQEAIVVYSMLPKLLGDGGEKAVPLGVWLYPLKMLVSQTAELAREVSIILVNQCQQVVHGFHDIEMRCNDLLKSPAAKAFSEIKDKVQTFRRTVLEFHAVFQEKLAQTLLSIRAGKQSERSLEQMLEQKEQSPFGYSSLNAWLKKREKEVNIVVVCLTELKGVEIVTQSQLDTILVDPMIQTVFCFSFNSLEEQDLYLKELSNSLKTPYAEGEQSGLAQEDTRQTTEDWFDVHSVLKGVREALHCYLSVIESNKSKDGQGNKLVISSLGEKSLSGASIFLYEGGIVITKDYILPQPQNPEK is encoded by the exons ATGGTTGAAGAAGGCAACAACGTTCTCCAAATGGCAGCGCTTGGCAGACCTTTTCGGATTGGGATGTTGTATGATCAACGCAGTGACTCTATCATCCCAG GAGTCACTTTGTGGGACTTGGCTGAGCTCCAGATGAACATTGATGTGCAGCTGAAACCCAGCACTGCCTTTACCATCATTTCCTCGGACTCCATTGAGGCCAAAGCATCTGCTTTGGATGTGAAAGCCTCCCTCAAGGCCAGCTTTCTGGGGGGGCTGGTGGAGGTGAGTGGCTCAGCCAAATATCTGAATGACAAGAAAACCTCGAGGCAGCAATCCCGGGTAACCCTCCAATACCGAGCCACCACCCGGTTTGAGGAGCTTACCATGAGCCACCTGGCACCCCAGCACATCACCTACCCTTCTGTCATCAAGCAGGGCTCAGCCACTCATGTTGTCACAGGCATATTGTATGGAGCTCAGGCCTTCTTAGTGTTTGACCAGGATCATTCCTCCACTGACAATGAGCAGGATATCCAAGGAAACCTAGAGGTAATGGTCAAAAAGATCCCCACATTCCAAATCGAGGGAAAGGGCACAGTCGACCTGTCAGACGAGGACAAGAAACATGTGGAGAAGTTCGACTGCACCTTTCATGGAGACTTCTCCCTCACCAAGAACCCAGTGAACTACCAGGAGGCCATTGTGGTTTACTCAATGCTGCCCAAGCTGCTGGGTGatggtggagagaaagcagtgccCCTGGGAGTCTGGCTGTACCCTCTGAAGATGCTGGTCTCGCAGACTGCTGAGCTTGCCAGGGAGGTCAGCATCATTCTGGTCAATCAATGCCAGCAGGTCGTTCATGGATTCCATGACATCGAGATGAGGTGTAACGATCTGCTCAAGAGCCCGGCTGCAAAGGCCTTTTCGGAGATCAAGGACAAAGTCCAAACCTTCAGGAGAACTGTCCTGGAATTCCATGCTGTTTTCCAGGAAAAGCTGGCACAAACACTGCTGTCCATTCGGGCGGGGAAGCAAAGTGAAAGGAGCCTGGAGCAAATGTTGGAGCAGAAAGAACAATCTCCGTTCGGGTACAGCTCACTGAATGCTTGGCTTaagaagagggagaaggaagTGAACATAGTTGTTGTGTGTCTGACCGAGCTAAAAGGAGTAGAAATTGTGACCCAGAGCCAATTGGACACAATCCTGGTGGAcccaatgattcaaactgtcttCTGCTTCAGCTTCAATTCTTTGGAAGAGCAAGACCTTTATCTGAAGGAACTCTCCAACTCCCTCAAGACACCATACGCTGAGGGGGAACAAAGTGGGCTAGCACAAGAAGACACACGTCAAACCACTGAGGACTGGTTTGATGTACATTCGGTGTTAAAAGGAGTGAGAGAAGCATTGCACTGTTACTTGTCGGTTATTGAGAGTAACAAGTCCAAAGATGGACAGGGTAACAAGCTTGTGATTTCTTCCCTCGGTGAGAAGAGTTTATCTGGGGCATCCATTTTTCTGTATGAAGGTGGAATTGTGATTACAAAGGACTACATATTACCACAGCCCCAGAACCCAGAGAAGTAG